Proteins found in one Candidatus Nitrosopelagicus brevis genomic segment:
- a CDS encoding rhomboid family intramembrane serine protease: MLPLRDENPHPPGFKPKLTIALIIMNVIVFGIEVAITGQFIEFSNREAMNMFLTWGAVPGCVTGQIDGVNTGMGIVNCPAIPELTLITSTFMHGGIMHLGGNMLFLWIFGDNIEAKFGRVKYIGIYLMWGVGAGLIHIYGDAGSGIPAVGASGAIAGILGAYLVMFPRAKVMTFVMLGFFWRMMHIPAKFFLPFWLIFQNLLPFFIGGFGVAGGGVAFLAHIGGFFLGLGVGYFYKKTNRSDYTYGSRYGYRDDFR; this comes from the coding sequence ATGCTTCCATTAAGAGATGAAAATCCACATCCACCAGGATTCAAACCAAAACTAACAATTGCACTAATCATTATGAATGTGATAGTATTTGGAATTGAGGTTGCAATAACTGGTCAGTTCATTGAGTTTTCAAATCGTGAAGCAATGAACATGTTTCTAACATGGGGTGCAGTTCCTGGATGCGTTACAGGTCAGATTGATGGTGTAAACACAGGAATGGGAATCGTTAACTGTCCTGCCATACCCGAACTGACTTTGATTACTTCAACGTTCATGCATGGAGGTATAATGCATCTTGGAGGTAACATGCTGTTCTTGTGGATCTTTGGTGATAACATTGAAGCAAAATTTGGTAGAGTAAAGTACATTGGAATTTATTTAATGTGGGGTGTTGGTGCAGGTTTAATTCACATCTATGGTGATGCAGGAAGTGGAATTCCTGCAGTTGGTGCATCTGGTGCGATTGCTGGAATCTTAGGCGCTTACCTAGTAATGTTCCCACGAGCTAAGGTCATGACGTTTGTCATGTTAGGATTTTTCTGGCGTATGATGCACATTCCTGCAAAATTCTTCTTACCGTTCTGGTTAATCTTTCAAAATCTATTACCATTTTTCATAGGAGGTTTTGGTGTTGCAGGTGGCGGTGTAGCATTTTTGGCACACATCGGTGGTTTCTTTTTAGGATTGGGTGTTGGATATTTCTACAAGAAAACAAACAGATCTGATTATACCTATGGCTCTAGGTATGGATATAGAGATGATTTTAGATAA
- a CDS encoding PEFG-CTERM sorting domain-containing protein — MNNKTVSSLFVLFAIVSIGMTAAPGAFAEHSMNATVENAMGSSTPGCEPDCFIPATVTIGVGGMVTFANNDSAAHTSTAGTPADGPSGVWDSSLVMMGAAYTTPALEAGEYPYFCMVHPWMEGLVIVEEESHDDHGHDETKEDHDDHGDMEMKMQTLTAADIAIDIADGAKAGERVSIDVTIGGEHVNYDIVATHGGETILSESNVHSHTGEGNHVTSALAADASDDLPIDVTVTFQGFGIPGEEFTGPIGLTSNAQAVPEFGTIAALILVVAIGSIIAVSAKSRLSFMPKI; from the coding sequence ATGAATAACAAGACTGTAAGTTCCTTATTCGTTCTTTTTGCAATTGTTTCAATCGGAATGACTGCAGCACCTGGTGCATTTGCTGAACACAGCATGAATGCAACAGTAGAGAACGCAATGGGTTCTTCAACACCGGGATGTGAACCAGATTGTTTCATCCCAGCAACAGTTACTATTGGTGTTGGTGGAATGGTCACATTCGCTAACAATGATTCAGCAGCACATACCTCTACAGCTGGTACTCCAGCTGATGGACCAAGTGGTGTATGGGACAGTTCATTAGTTATGATGGGCGCAGCATACACAACTCCAGCACTAGAGGCAGGTGAATATCCTTACTTCTGTATGGTACATCCATGGATGGAAGGATTAGTAATTGTTGAAGAAGAAAGTCACGATGATCACGGTCATGATGAAACAAAAGAAGATCATGATGACCATGGAGACATGGAAATGAAAATGCAAACATTAACTGCAGCAGATATCGCAATTGATATCGCAGATGGTGCAAAAGCAGGTGAAAGAGTATCAATTGATGTCACAATTGGCGGTGAACACGTTAACTATGACATTGTTGCAACTCATGGTGGTGAAACAATCCTAAGTGAGAGTAATGTTCACTCACATACAGGAGAAGGTAACCACGTTACATCAGCACTCGCAGCAGATGCATCTGATGATTTGCCAATTGACGTCACTGTAACATTCCAAGGATTTGGTATACCAGGTGAAGAATTCACTGGCCCAATTGGATTAACCAGTAATGCTCAAGCAGTTCCAGAGTTTGGTACAATAGCAGCATTGATTCTTGTAGTAGCAATTGGTTCAATAATTGCAGTATCTGCAAAATCAAGACTTAGCTTTATGCCAAAAATCTAG
- a CDS encoding FAD-binding oxidoreductase: protein MENATVSYVQLLREDLAIFRVVPEGPFPEYKAGQFLTLGLPVKSENNRVINRAYSIASHPENKKYFEFVIRWVRKPYPGRLTTAMFNLKEGDPIQWRKANGTLTINDKLPNGEPDERRIVCIGGGTGLAPFVSFAQHLHDIGDKRELVVLHGASYVDELSYRERLTDLELESVDRGTDKWNFKYRAAISRPQEWLNRSWTGQIGRVEQFLRARPGRVSPLEELVGEKITKDNTMFYICGWQGTIDGTLDYLGNNEFVTERNKREDGSYEVKYESYG from the coding sequence TTGGAAAACGCAACTGTCAGTTATGTTCAATTACTAAGAGAAGATTTAGCTATATTCCGAGTTGTTCCTGAAGGTCCTTTTCCTGAATACAAGGCAGGTCAGTTTCTAACTTTGGGGCTACCTGTAAAAAGTGAAAATAATCGTGTAATCAATCGTGCATATTCAATTGCTTCTCATCCAGAAAATAAAAAATATTTTGAGTTTGTCATTCGATGGGTAAGAAAACCATATCCTGGAAGATTGACTACTGCAATGTTCAATCTAAAAGAAGGTGACCCAATTCAATGGAGAAAAGCTAACGGTACTCTAACAATTAATGACAAATTACCAAATGGTGAGCCTGATGAAAGACGAATTGTCTGTATTGGTGGTGGTACCGGTCTTGCACCGTTTGTTAGTTTTGCTCAGCATCTTCATGACATTGGAGATAAACGTGAACTTGTTGTTTTACACGGAGCAAGTTACGTTGATGAATTAAGCTATAGAGAACGTTTGACAGATTTAGAGTTAGAGAGTGTTGATAGAGGTACTGACAAATGGAATTTCAAATATCGAGCTGCAATTAGTAGACCGCAAGAATGGCTAAATCGTTCTTGGACTGGTCAAATTGGACGTGTAGAACAATTTCTAAGAGCAAGACCTGGAAGAGTATCTCCATTAGAAGAATTAGTTGGTGAAAAAATTACAAAAGACAATACCATGTTTTACATTTGTGGATGGCAAGGAACAATTGATGGTACTTTGGATTATCTTGGAAACAATGAGTTTGTAACAGAACGAAACAAAAGAGAAGATGGTAGTTACGAAGTAAAATACGAATCATACGGATAG
- a CDS encoding peptidase yields MTLPFLSESAFGHGLGGDAAPPISFEGMEVTIFTQLDPADMTAGEVDSANISIRFFDMLTDENLNQVTYRVEVWRSGDLLARNYFYDDDGTLNVEVRPKADCYEEKPWKCTEYYGEVHGTAGGLFARGEGRPLIDGPIFEKGGLYNVKVSIEGATSPRSLVAQPLNFDTFVSVAQDQSFFIKTAEAAEVPVTVKTYYDDVENFTYNQGNNAISFDMPFDWDPEYIELVQMVHEEIRVPKSFDPYNPETSFKGYVDGVEVDQRVLVMDPYSSETENIVHFLVTGTELQRINELLGESHYSSKTMSFELVPEGTVEKNSFDMPFDNGYKALIAWDSAYGAGDEIPFEFSFFDNNGGIVKDVIYAFGLVSPQGEQFNLVTGDTPEEFVGTKSVEGIATHFITIPDDGMYTLNLVLTGEGFSNYDEFFQSSQMFEVGVSTTSSFNPIPSAEQSVNIPNWVKNNAKWWSNGEIDDNTFASGIEFMIKEGIISVPTTSSGAQNDNATIPDWVRNNAAWWADGQIDDNTFASGIQFLVKEGIISV; encoded by the coding sequence GTGACCTTACCATTTCTAAGTGAAAGTGCTTTTGGTCATGGTTTAGGTGGTGACGCTGCTCCTCCAATTAGTTTTGAAGGTATGGAAGTTACAATTTTCACACAACTAGATCCTGCTGATATGACTGCAGGTGAAGTTGATTCAGCAAACATTTCAATTCGTTTCTTTGATATGTTAACTGATGAAAACTTAAACCAGGTTACTTATCGTGTTGAGGTCTGGCGAAGCGGTGATCTTTTAGCTAGAAATTATTTCTATGATGATGATGGAACACTAAACGTTGAGGTTCGACCAAAAGCAGATTGCTATGAAGAAAAGCCTTGGAAGTGTACCGAATATTATGGTGAGGTACATGGAACCGCAGGTGGATTGTTTGCACGAGGTGAGGGACGACCACTCATTGATGGACCAATCTTTGAAAAAGGCGGATTGTATAATGTTAAAGTCTCAATTGAAGGTGCTACCAGTCCTCGTTCATTAGTTGCACAACCACTAAACTTTGATACATTTGTTAGTGTTGCACAAGATCAAAGCTTTTTCATTAAAACTGCAGAAGCTGCAGAAGTTCCTGTTACAGTAAAAACATACTATGATGATGTAGAAAATTTCACATATAATCAAGGTAATAATGCCATTTCATTTGACATGCCATTTGATTGGGATCCTGAATATATTGAACTAGTTCAAATGGTTCATGAAGAAATTCGTGTTCCAAAATCATTTGACCCATACAATCCTGAAACATCATTCAAGGGTTATGTAGATGGTGTAGAAGTTGATCAAAGAGTTCTAGTAATGGATCCATATTCATCTGAGACTGAAAACATTGTTCACTTTTTAGTTACAGGAACTGAATTACAAAGAATTAATGAACTCTTAGGAGAATCTCACTATTCATCTAAAACAATGAGCTTTGAACTAGTTCCAGAAGGAACTGTTGAGAAAAATTCGTTTGATATGCCATTTGATAATGGATACAAGGCACTCATTGCTTGGGACTCTGCATATGGTGCAGGAGATGAAATTCCATTTGAGTTTTCATTCTTTGATAACAATGGCGGTATAGTAAAAGATGTAATCTATGCATTTGGTTTAGTTAGTCCACAAGGTGAACAATTCAATTTAGTTACAGGTGATACTCCTGAAGAGTTTGTAGGTACAAAATCAGTAGAGGGAATTGCCACTCATTTCATAACCATTCCTGATGATGGAATGTACACTTTGAATTTAGTACTAACTGGTGAGGGATTTTCTAACTATGATGAATTTTTCCAATCATCTCAAATGTTTGAAGTAGGCGTATCTACTACAAGCTCATTTAATCCAATTCCATCTGCAGAACAATCTGTTAACATTCCTAATTGGGTAAAGAACAATGCAAAGTGGTGGTCAAATGGTGAAATTGATGACAATACCTTTGCTTCTGGAATTGAATTTATGATAAAAGAAGGAATTATTTCAGTACCAACCACATCTAGTGGTGCACAAAATGATAATGCAACCATTCCTGATTGGGTTAGAAATAACGCTGCATGGTGGGCAGACGGTCAAATTGATGACAATACCTTTGCATCTGGAATTCAATTTTTAGTTAAAGAAGGAATTATCTCAGTTTAG
- a CDS encoding CFI-box-CTERM domain-containing protein — translation MKYLLGLMLLPLLLSPAFAESPEDYEQVLPSENGTLDIGLTVDPPAKVNEVSKLHIGWIKPGFNKIQEHIDYRITVIKDGQNIFGPIPLTHTSVGTVKIPVEFTSNGEHQIKVEMEGILFQPIPLEITYFTINVGEGQTSQPSQENNNEGGGCLIATAAFGSEMAPQVQFLREIRDNTVMNTQSGTTFMTGFNQFYYSFSPYVADYERENPVFKEVVKVTLTPMLTSLTLLNYVQVDTEEEMLGYGIGIILLNIGMYFVAPAAAIIAIKNRLRK, via the coding sequence ATGAAATACCTTCTTGGGCTAATGTTACTTCCGTTATTGCTAAGTCCAGCCTTTGCAGAAAGTCCAGAAGATTATGAACAGGTGTTACCATCAGAAAATGGAACATTAGACATTGGATTAACAGTTGATCCACCAGCAAAAGTAAATGAAGTTTCTAAATTACACATTGGATGGATAAAACCAGGATTCAACAAAATTCAAGAGCACATAGATTATAGAATTACAGTTATCAAAGATGGCCAAAATATCTTTGGTCCAATTCCTCTAACACATACATCTGTAGGCACAGTAAAAATTCCTGTAGAATTTACATCAAACGGCGAACACCAAATTAAAGTAGAGATGGAGGGAATTTTGTTCCAGCCAATTCCATTAGAAATAACATATTTTACAATTAATGTAGGAGAAGGGCAAACATCACAGCCATCACAAGAAAATAACAATGAAGGTGGCGGTTGTCTAATTGCAACTGCAGCATTTGGTTCTGAAATGGCACCACAAGTTCAATTCTTGAGAGAAATTCGAGATAACACTGTAATGAACACACAATCAGGTACAACATTCATGACAGGATTCAACCAATTTTACTATTCATTCTCGCCATATGTAGCAGACTATGAAAGAGAAAACCCAGTCTTCAAAGAAGTAGTCAAGGTAACACTAACACCAATGCTAACATCACTAACACTACTCAACTATGTACAAGTTGATACTGAAGAAGAAATGCTAGGTTATGGTATTGGAATTATTCTTCTAAACATTGGAATGTACTTTGTAGCACCAGCTGCTGCAATTATTGCAATAAAGAACAGACTTAGAAAATAA
- a CDS encoding tautomerase family protein: protein MPYVHVSLYPGRSEEQKQEFAKAVTDSAVEILKTKKEHVIVVFDENPKENWFLAGDQL from the coding sequence ATGCCATACGTACACGTATCACTATATCCTGGACGTTCTGAAGAACAAAAGCAGGAATTTGCAAAGGCTGTCACTGATTCTGCAGTTGAAATCCTAAAAACAAAGAAAGAACATGTGATTGTAGTCTTTGATGAAAACCCAAAAGAGAACTGGTTTCTTGCAGGAGATCAACTCTAA
- a CDS encoding DUF6659 family protein, which produces MGLAKEVVTTQTHEKLCSDILFSHESVRFVGVVNNKSDLLYSTQKKDLDPLLDEDEIRISINYSLERWRKAQNLSFRLGNEKLTLTEYENVTLISIPYQENLLLISTQPTVHYHDVVQSIIATIPPWEI; this is translated from the coding sequence GTGGGATTGGCTAAAGAAGTAGTTACAACTCAGACTCATGAAAAATTATGTTCAGATATACTTTTTTCACATGAAAGCGTTCGTTTTGTAGGTGTCGTAAATAATAAATCTGATTTATTATACAGCACACAAAAAAAAGATTTAGATCCTCTTTTGGATGAAGATGAAATAAGAATTTCAATAAATTATTCTTTAGAACGATGGAGAAAAGCACAAAATCTTTCATTCAGATTAGGAAATGAAAAACTCACACTAACTGAATATGAAAATGTCACTTTAATCTCAATTCCTTATCAGGAAAATCTGTTACTAATCAGCACTCAACCAACAGTGCATTATCATGATGTGGTGCAATCAATTATTGCTACCATTCCTCCATGGGAGATTTAA
- a CDS encoding P-II family nitrogen regulator codes for MLKLEIILSENDVMSISEGFKQIDIGGLTITKVRGRGEKTAPEILVHKGSEVFVPHFGDKYRIMVVIPESKEEKAVNIIKNNSRGGKIFISQLLRAIDIKTGNEGEEII; via the coding sequence ATGCTAAAATTAGAAATAATACTTTCTGAGAATGACGTGATGTCAATCAGTGAAGGTTTTAAACAAATTGACATTGGTGGTTTAACAATTACTAAGGTTAGAGGAAGAGGTGAAAAAACTGCACCAGAAATTCTCGTGCACAAAGGTTCAGAAGTATTTGTACCACATTTTGGTGACAAATATAGAATAATGGTAGTTATTCCTGAATCCAAAGAAGAAAAAGCTGTCAACATCATAAAGAACAACTCACGAGGTGGCAAAATTTTCATTTCACAATTGCTACGTGCAATCGATATAAAGACGGGAAATGAAGGGGAAGAAATTATCTAG
- a CDS encoding ammonium transporter: MLIDTGDTAWMLVAGMLVLLMIPALGLFESGLLRKKNVVSILSQIIFGLALLSVMWFVFGYSLSFGPSQDGMIGNLDNAFIKGIPWDEPLEGMTIPGVLFVKFQMMFACITPLLLSGTIAERMKFKSFIIFISVWSALIYYPLVHWIWGGGWLAELGVVDFAGGIVIHTSVGMAALAAAIVLGQRRGFGPAINIPHSIPIAVLGASLLWLGWFGLNAGSALTSGALPANIALVTHLASSVSALIWVGFSWMRTGKPSIVAGINGAIAGLAGITPASGFVSVEHAFVIAIAIGIFSYGGVVLIRDKLKIDDALDVSSVHGIAGIVGALAIGIFASAAIGGVDGWLYGNPDQLWIQAVGIGVAAVLGFGGTWLILQVMKRTIGIRVDPEVEDMGLDLAEHGEAAYADEEEFRLTPDDYLQKQSKEK; encoded by the coding sequence ATGCTTATAGATACTGGTGATACAGCATGGATGCTTGTAGCAGGTATGCTTGTTTTGTTAATGATCCCTGCACTTGGTCTATTTGAATCAGGTCTATTACGAAAGAAAAATGTGGTTTCAATTCTTTCACAAATTATCTTTGGTTTAGCATTACTTAGTGTAATGTGGTTTGTTTTTGGATATAGTCTATCGTTTGGTCCATCACAAGACGGTATGATTGGTAACTTAGATAATGCATTCATAAAAGGTATTCCGTGGGACGAACCTCTTGAAGGAATGACTATACCTGGTGTACTGTTTGTAAAGTTCCAAATGATGTTTGCATGTATTACTCCTCTCTTACTTTCCGGTACAATTGCCGAAAGAATGAAATTCAAATCTTTTATTATATTCATCTCTGTATGGTCTGCTCTCATTTACTATCCACTAGTCCACTGGATTTGGGGCGGTGGATGGTTAGCAGAATTAGGAGTTGTTGACTTTGCAGGTGGTATTGTTATTCACACTAGTGTAGGTATGGCTGCACTTGCAGCAGCAATAGTACTTGGGCAAAGACGTGGATTTGGTCCGGCAATAAACATCCCTCATAGCATACCTATTGCCGTACTAGGCGCTTCATTACTTTGGTTAGGATGGTTTGGACTCAATGCTGGTAGTGCCTTAACTTCCGGCGCTCTTCCTGCAAACATCGCACTTGTTACTCATCTAGCTTCATCTGTTTCTGCATTGATTTGGGTAGGCTTCTCATGGATGAGAACCGGAAAGCCATCCATAGTAGCTGGAATTAATGGCGCAATTGCTGGACTTGCCGGAATTACCCCTGCCTCTGGTTTTGTCAGCGTTGAACATGCATTTGTAATTGCAATAGCAATAGGCATATTCTCTTATGGCGGAGTTGTACTAATTCGAGATAAATTAAAAATCGATGATGCCCTCGATGTCAGTTCTGTGCACGGCATCGCAGGTATTGTTGGTGCTCTTGCCATAGGTATTTTTGCCAGTGCTGCAATCGGCGGTGTTGATGGATGGCTTTACGGTAATCCTGATCAACTCTGGATTCAAGCAGTCGGTATTGGAGTTGCAGCAGTATTGGGCTTTGGAGGAACATGGTTGATTCTACAAGTCATGAAACGTACTATCGGAATACGTGTTGATCCAGAGGTGGAAGATATGGGTCTTGATCTAGCTGAACATGGTGAAGCCGCATATGCTGATGAAGAAGAGTTTAGATTGACTCCTGATGATTACTTGCAAAAGCAATCAAAAGAAAAATAA